In one window of Borrelia anserina Es DNA:
- a CDS encoding ribonuclease H family protein yields the protein MKKYYACILNNKNEKFIFTSWEECKNKITGQKNKIKSFKTREEAENWLSRDGKPGIHPKGIYFDSGTGRGKGVEIRIVNEKGISIINKVINQNLINNHDNYYVKDFNGISNNYGELLGLYIALKIALQENTKNIFGDSKLVIDYWSKGFYNKNLNKNTIQLIQNVIKLRHIFEEQGGHILLISGDNNVADLGFHKR from the coding sequence ATGAAAAAGTATTATGCATGCATATTAAATAATAAAAATGAAAAATTCATTTTCACATCTTGGGAAGAATGTAAAAACAAAATCACGGGACAAAAAAATAAAATAAAAAGCTTCAAAACACGAGAAGAAGCAGAAAATTGGCTCTCAAGAGATGGAAAGCCTGGTATCCACCCAAAAGGAATATATTTCGACTCTGGAACTGGAAGAGGCAAAGGAGTAGAAATTAGAATTGTTAATGAAAAAGGAATATCAATAATAAATAAGGTAATAAACCAAAATCTAATTAATAATCATGATAATTATTATGTCAAAGACTTTAATGGAATCAGTAACAATTATGGAGAACTTTTGGGATTATATATTGCCCTCAAAATAGCATTACAAGAAAACACAAAGAATATATTCGGAGATAGCAAACTCGTAATTGATTACTGGTCCAAAGGATTTTACAATAAAAACTTAAACAAAAACACTATTCAATTAATTCAAAATGTGATAAAGCTAAGACATATTTTTGAGGAACAAGGAGGACATATATTATTAATATCAGGAGACAATAATGTTGCAGATCTCGGCTTTCATAAAAGATAA